The proteins below are encoded in one region of Lactuca sativa cultivar Salinas chromosome 3, Lsat_Salinas_v11, whole genome shotgun sequence:
- the LOC111910830 gene encoding two-component response regulator ARR5, giving the protein MKKLRAVVVDDQRVQLMYASRMLRTSSFEVIAAVESGEAALEFLGLTGENDVKVDVDLILTDHDMTGISGYELLLELKKSELSNVPVVILSADANEERMKKCMDGGALMFLEKPLQAKDVANVYNAIVE; this is encoded by the exons ATGAAGAAATTACGTGCAGTTGTGGTTGATGATCAAAGGGTGCAGCTTATGTACGCCTCACGGATGCTCCGGActtcatcatttgaag TTATTGCTGCTGTTGAAAGTGGAGAAGCTGCTCTCGAATTCCTTGGATTAACTGGAGAGAAT GATGTGAAGGTCGATGTCGATCTCATACTAACTGATCATGATATGACGGGAATTAGTGGTTACGAGCTACTCCTTGAACTCAAG AAATCAGAGCTGAGCAATGTTCCTGTGGTCATATTGTCCGCTGATGCAAATGAAGAGCGCATGAAAAA ATGCATGGATGGAGGGGCGCTCATGTTTCTAGAAAAACCACTGCAGGCCAAAGATGTTGCTAATGTGTATAACGCAATCGTTGAATAA